ATACATCTATGAGAAACAGCAATGGACGAAAATAACCGCCACTCTTATTGGCGTGCTAATACTGCTTTAATTCGGAATCTTTTAATTGTCTGGGCGCTTGTTTCCCTTGTTTTCAGTATTTTGCTAGTTGAACCATTGAACTCAATTCGCTTTTTCGGTGTTCCCTTTGGCTTTTGGATGGCACAGCAAGGATCGATCTTGATATTTGTAGCATTAATTTTCATTTATGCCTTCCAGATGGATAAGTTAGACCGCAAATATAGCAATAGGAAGTGAGGAGCAAAGCCCTGATACCAATTCACGAAAAATTTGATTCAAATAAAGCATCAAGAATAAAGTCCCAACCTGTAATAGAAGCAATGGTTGATGTGTTTAATTTCTCCAAACGCTTCCAGATAAATTGTCTTAATTCATCCAACGCTCCAAAACTTTCCCACGCCAAATATCTTTTAACTTCCTCCCACAATCGCTCAATTGGATTAACTTGCGGTGTATGTGGGGGTTGAAATAACAAAATTATATTTTCTGGTATCTGAAGATGTTGACTAAAATGAAAAGCACCATTGTCTAACTGAATAATATGTATATCTTGGGCATAATTAGCCGAGAATTTTTCTAGAAAAATCTGAAAACAAGCTGCATTTAAATGAGAGAATTCCCAAATAAAATTCTCACCAGTTAATGGTTCTACCAATCCATATAAATAAAAATTTTCTCGCTTCCATTGCATGATGCCAATAGGCTTAGTACCTTTTGTAGTAATTAATCTTCCTGCTTCTGTTTTCAGTCCTACGCGGCTTTCATCCTCACACCAATACCTAATTTTTCTTTGTCTATCTATTGGTGATATGACATATTTCTGAATTACGTCTAGGTATTGTGGGAGTTTTTTTTAAACTCTTCTTCCGCTTCTGGTTGGTGTTTAATGCCTACTGCACGCGGCACCTTTAGCTTCGCTTTCATTTGATAACGCACTGTATCATGTACTACTTTGTATGAAGCTTCTACACCCTCTACCGCTTTTAACCATGTTCGGATTTCTTCATAACTTTTAAATCCCTGGGGGTCTTCCAGTTCCTTTGAAAGCTGCTCTCGAACATCTGTGTTAATAATTGGTGGTCGTCCTGAACCTTTTTTTCTTGATACGAGACTAGTGATTCCTGACTCTGCATAAACTTTTAACCACCTTTGTACCGTCGCGCTTCCTCTGCCCAATACCACTGCTAAATCTTGTATTGTCTTTACCTGCTTTATCTTCAGTAAATACAACGCTTGAATCCGTTCTTTACCTAATGCTGTTTTTTGTTTTCTTAGCAGCTCATGTAATTCCTCGGCTGACTCCTTTATTTTTACTTTGGTGACTCCTGCCATAAACTTCTGCTCATATTTCTTCCTTAATTATCTTTATCATTTTTTTAGTGAAATGGTATCAGTTGAAATTTGGACTCTGATAATAGTTGGACTTTCTTTTTTAATATACATTTACATTGGTTGGCAATCGCGAGTCGAAAATACGAAAGACTTCTTTGTCGCAGGCCAGGGAATACCGTCTATTGCGAATGGTGCTGCTACTGCGGCTGATTGGATGTCTGCGGCCTCGTTCATTTCAATGGCGGGGCTGATTTCTTTCATGGGCTACGACGGTTCTATTTATTTGCTGGGCTGGACTGGCGGCTATGTACTGCTAGCATTACTTTTAGCTCCTTACCTACGGAAATTTGGTAAGTATACAGTGCCGGATTTTGTCGGCGATCGCTATTATTCTAATACTGCCCGGTTAGTAGCAGTAATTGCCGCGATTTTTGTCTCTTTCACCTACGTTGCTGGGCAAATGCGGGGTGTGGGCATTGTTTTCAGCCGCTTTTTGCAAGTAGACATCAATACAGGCGTGGTCATCGGTATGGTAATCGTTGGCTTTTTTGCTGTATTGGGAGGGATGAAAGGCATTACTTGGACGCAAGTAGCCCAGTATTGCGTGTTAATTGTTGCTTATCTCATACCAGCGATCGCGATCGCGCAGTTGCTGACTGGTCACTTTATTCCTCAGCTAGCATTCACCTTTAGCGATGTTGCTGATAAGCTCAATCAAATCCAGAAAGACCTTGGCTTTCAAGAGTATACTCAAGCATTTGTGAACAAGCCAATGGTGGATGTACTATTTACTACCATTGCTTTGATGGTCGGCACTGCTGGCTTACCGCATATCATCGTCAGATTTTACACTGTACCTAGTGTACGTGCAGCCCGCTTTTCTGCTGGTTGGGCATTGTTATTTATCGCCATACTTTATACTACTGCACCAGCACTCTCAATGTTTGCCCGCTATAACTTGATTGATAACTTGCACAATCAGACAACTACGCAAGTACAGCAACTAGATTGGGCAAACAAGTGGGAAAAAACTGGACTGCTGGCTTTTGAAGATAAAAATAAAGATGGACGTTTCCAGTTAACGCCAAATAAAGACACCAACGAAATTAAGATTGACCGAGATATTATTGTGCTTTCTACCCCAGAGGTGGCTAATCTACCAGCTTGGGTAATTGCTTTAGTAGCGGCTGGCGGGTTAGCGGCGGCTTTATCTACAGCATCGGGTCTGTTGTTAGTAATTTCCAGTTCTGTTGCCCATGATGTCTACTACCGCATAATAGATTCCAATGCTTCCGAACAAAAACGGGTGTTTGTCGGGCGGATTATGGTGGGTATATCGCTGGTTTTAGCTGGCTATTTTGGGGTAAATCCTCCAGGATTTGTCAGTGAAGTCGTCGCTTTCGCCTTTGGTTTAGCAGCAGCTAGCTTCTTCCCGGTAATTTTCTTGGGGATTTTTGATAAGCGTACCAATTCTCAAGGGGCGATCGCGGGAATGTTAATCGGTTTGATTTTTACGATTGTTTACATTATCAGTGTCAAGTTTGGTGGCGGTCAACCTTGGTTTTTTGGCGTTTCTCCTGAAGGAATTGGCACTTTGGGTATGCTGATCAATTTTATCGTTACTCTAGTGGTTTCGCGCCTCACTCCACCACCACCAGAAGAAATTCAGCTACTAGTGGAAGACTTACGCACGCCTACGATTGAACAATAGCTAGCATTCACAAAATTATAATTAAAGATTTGCTCTAGAGATGATTTACACAAATGTCTCTAGACTTTTATTTTTTAGGCCATATTGTTTGATTGAGCGTTAAAAACTTTAGCAATATATTTACTAATTAATTTTAAGAAATAGCATAGCCAGCAATTTAAATGCGACAATCTGAGCTTATTTTCTCAATCTAAGGAAGACATGGACGATCGCAAAAAAGCTCTCCAGTCAATCGCAGCTGCACGCTGGCGAGTATCTCTGCTCCTTAGTGGGGCGATGATGGTGATTTATTTTGGCTTTATTCTGCTGATTGCCTTCAATAAGCCTTTATTAGGCTCATTAATCTTACCAGGGTTGAGTCTAGGTATTTTGTTGGGGGCGCTGGTAATTGTTTCAGCATGGGTATTAATTTTTCTCTATGTCCGCTGGGCAAATAACAAATATGACAACCGCATCAACAATTTAACACGCGAGTAAATAGCTATACCTGTATCAAAAATCCCAAATTGTAACCAAAATATGATCGTAAATAGTCTTTGGTATATTCCCCAACTGGCTGTAGCTGATGTTACTAGCCTGGGACATTTTAACCCGTTGGCGATCGCTTTCTTCTTCCTGTTTGTAGCATCTTCTCTAGGTATTACTTACTGGGCGGCAAAGTTAACTAAAAGCACATCCCACTTCTACACGGCTGGTGGTAATATCAGCGGTTTCCAAAATGGGCTAGCTTTAGCAGGCGACTTCATGAGTGCAGCTAGCTTTTTAGGAATTGCTGGGTTAGTTGCACTCAATGGCTTTGACGGCTTAATTTATTCTATTGGCTTTTTGGTAGGCTGGCCGATCGTCATGTTTCTGATTGCCGAACCATTGCGCAATCTCGGCAAATATACCTTTGCAGATGTGGTAGCTTATCGCTTGCAGCAAAAACCTGTACGTATCGCTGCCGCCATTGGGACGTTAGCAGTCATCAGCTTTTATTTAATTGCCCAAATGGTAGGCGCTGGCGAACTGATCAAACTACTATTTGGTTTTGATTATGAATTAGCGGTAGTCATCGTTGGCGGTGTGATGATGGCTTACGTGATTTTTGGTGGGATGATTGCTACTACCTGGGTACAAATTATCAAAGCAGTTTTGCTGTTAGGCGGAACTATTTTGTTATCTATTTTAGTATTAGCAAAATTTGGTTTTAATCCCCTCAATCTCTTCGCTGCCGCCGCAGACAAGTATTCTGGAGTATTAGCGCCTGGTAAGCAAGTTTCCGATCCTTGGGATGCGATTTCCTTGGGGATGTCGTTGATGTTCGGTACTGCGGGATTACCTCATATTTTGATGCGCTTCTACACAGTACCCGATGCCAAAGCCGCGAGAATTTCTGTAACTTACGCCACAGCTTTGATTGGCTTTTTCTATCTCCTCACCTTTATCCTAGGGTTTGGGGCAATGGTACTAGTTGGTCAAGATGCCATCAAGCAAATCGGCACTGGTGGTAACATGGCTGCACCGATGTTAGCCGAATTTCTCGGTGGAGATGCTTTCTTGGGCTTTATTGCGGCTGTCTCCTTCGCCACAATTTTAGCAGTAGTTGCAGGTTTAACACTTTCTGGTGCAGCCGCATTGTCTCACGATTTATGGGTGAATGTGGTGCGCGGAGGTCATGCCAACGAATCAGAACAGCTAAAAGTAGCTCGCGGTGCGACAATGCTTTTGGGCGCATTGGCGATTATCCTGGGTATCTTATTCAAAGGACAAAACGTAGCATACATGGTAGGTTTAGCATTTGCGATCGCAGCTAGTGCCAACTTCCCAGCTTTACTGCTATCAATGTTATGGCGACGTTTCACTACTTACGGTGCTGTAGCAAGTATGTTAGTCGGAACCTTCTCCGCTTTGATATTGATTTATTTCTCCCCCACCATCCAAGTAGCAATCCTTAATCACCCTAATGCACTTTTCCCCTTAAAAAATCCTGGCTTAGTAACAATTCCCTTAGCATTTATTGTCGGAATCGTTGTTTCTCTACTGTCTAGCGAAACACAAGCAGAAGAAAAATTTGCAGAAGTAGAGAACCGCATCCACATCGGTTCCGAAAACTGAGAATGAAAAGAACGCATAGACGCATAATCTTGTTTTCTGGTTTGCGTCTATGCGTGACATATCACCATTACTTAGTATCCGGTGGTGGAATAATCTCAAGTCCATATCTTGGGGCTGCTGCTATTACTTTTTCGATATCTGCGGGGCTAACTGTCGGTGGCTGCGTTATCTCTCCTACTGGTATAGCTACTTCTATGAAAAATTTTTCTAATCCTGCTGGCGTTACCCAACACAATAATTTTGCTGGTTGTGTGCCAACATTTGTAAATCTGTGAAGTTGACCTTTGGGAGAATGCAGAAAAGTCCCAGGAGTAGCTACAACTATTTGCTCATCAAGCTGAAATTCCAACTCTCCTTCTTGAATATAAAAAGATTCGTCTTCCTGACTATGAATATGGGGCGGTGTGCCACTTTGCGGTTGAACGGTAATCTCAACTAAAGCATAAGCTTTGCTAGTATCTTCACCCACTACCTTGAAAGTATACAAGTCTCCCAGCACCCAATAGGAAGAACCTTGTCCTGGTTGCTGCACTACTCCCTGTAAATTCACTGTCATTTTCATTTCCTCTCATTAAAACTCTGCGCCCCTCTGCGTTTCAAAATCATAATTTAGGTAATTGCGGTAGCTTCTACCTTACCCGTCTGAGAACACAACCCAACTTGCAACACAGTCTCCATTGCATCTGTACCCATGCGCGTAGCCATTTCTGGACAAGGCTTATTAGCATGAAGATTAACTTGGGTATTATCTTGCTTTTCTAAGCTGACTACTTCCCGCCCATATTTTAAGACTGTAGACATCCAAATTAACTCGTCCATAAACCTTTGCATCCGGCGGATGTAGGTTGGTTTATCAATTAAATTACCTGACTCATCAAATAATTCCCCAACATTGCCAAAATTGAGGTCATAAAAAATTGTAACTAGCCCCAACTCCCGCATCACAGGTAATAAATTTTGGATAACCCTTGTACCGCCAAAAGGCCCGGCTGAGACACCGCATAATCCCACGGCTTTGTGAATGTATTCTTTAAGGCAAGTATCAAGTACGTGCTTGAGCAAACCAGGATAACCATGATTGTATTCTGGTGCGACAATAATTAATCCATCAGCCCGTTCCATAGTTGCCGCAAACTGAGGTTCTTTGATCGATTCGCCTGCATCATCAGTTGCGATCGCTATATTTCTAATATCTATCAGTTCGGTATGTAAGCGATCGCGTGCCGCAACCTGTTCAACAATAAACTTCGCAACATATTCACTTTGGCGACCTTTACGGGGAGTTCCCAGGATTACCGGAATAAATAGAGATGAATCTAACATAGTTTTCTTCCCCCTACTGTTCTTGATAGTTCCACAACAATCCACCATCCACAAAGAACGTGCTACCTGTAATGTAGTTAGCATCAGCAGAAGCTAAGAATGCCACTAAAGAAGCAACATCTTGTGGTTGACCCAAACGACCAAGCGGAATATTTTTTAACAGCGCCCCCAATTTTTCTGGGTCATTCAACAGTTTAGTATTAATAGGAGTTTCTATCGCTCCTGGTGCAACATTATTAATAGTTATTCCCAAAGCACCCAATTCAACCGCCAAGTTGCGAGTCAGCATTTTCATTCCGCCTTTACTGGCACAGTAAGCCGTAAAATTGGGAAATGGCAACTCTTCATGCACCGAACTAATATTAATAATTTTCCCAGACCGCTGAGTCGCAATTAAATGTTGAACAAAAGCTTGAGTCGCAAAGAAAACTCCTTTTAAATTGACATTCATCACCGCATCATAATCTGCTTCTGTAACTTCCCAAAAAGGAGCGTGTTTTTCAATCCCCGCATTATTTACCAAAATGTCTAACTTACCAAAATGCTGAATGCTTTCTGCAATCAATTGACGTACTTCATCCACACTACCCAAATCTGCCTTCACAGTATAACCATTAGCTTGTGGACATTGCGCCATGTGACACTTACCGCCAAGCGCCTGTACCTTAGCCAATGTTTCCTCAGCACCCTCTGGATGAGAGCGATAGTTAATCACAACATTCGCCCCTTCTTGAGCCAGACGCAAAACTATCCCCTGTCCAATTCCTTGGCTACTACCAGTAACTAACGCAACTTTTCCTTCTAGCTTCATAAATTTTCTCCTAATATTTTTCATCAAAATTAGTCATTTTTTATTCGTCCTTTGTTATTTTTCCTTCTCTCTGTCTTCTGCTCTCTACCTCCTGCCTTCTGCCTTTCCTCAACCATTCAATTTGGCAGCACCAAAAGTAGCATTGAACTTGCGACACCAAATAGCAGCCGATTTATAATCTGCTAGGTTAATGTTGTTAGGAATCGCATAACTTTGAGCGCCACTATATTTTTGTAAGGGTGCAATAACTACATAATCACCCTTCTTTAATGAATAGGATGGTGCTTGAGTTGAACCCAATACATTATCTG
The genomic region above belongs to Calothrix sp. NIES-2098 and contains:
- a CDS encoding transposase family protein, with product MQWKRENFYLYGLVEPLTGENFIWEFSHLNAACFQIFLEKFSANYAQDIHIIQLDNGAFHFSQHLQIPENIILLFQPPHTPQVNPIERLWEEVKRYLAWESFGALDELRQFIWKRLEKLNTSTIASITGWDFILDALFESNFS
- a CDS encoding putative transposase; translated protein: MAGVTKVKIKESAEELHELLRKQKTALGKERIQALYLLKIKQVKTIQDLAVVLGRGSATVQRWLKVYAESGITSLVSRKKGSGRPPIINTDVREQLSKELEDPQGFKSYEEIRTWLKAVEGVEASYKVVHDTVRYQMKAKLKVPRAVGIKHQPEAEEEFKKNSHNT
- a CDS encoding Na+/solute symporter, which encodes MVSVEIWTLIIVGLSFLIYIYIGWQSRVENTKDFFVAGQGIPSIANGAATAADWMSAASFISMAGLISFMGYDGSIYLLGWTGGYVLLALLLAPYLRKFGKYTVPDFVGDRYYSNTARLVAVIAAIFVSFTYVAGQMRGVGIVFSRFLQVDINTGVVIGMVIVGFFAVLGGMKGITWTQVAQYCVLIVAYLIPAIAIAQLLTGHFIPQLAFTFSDVADKLNQIQKDLGFQEYTQAFVNKPMVDVLFTTIALMVGTAGLPHIIVRFYTVPSVRAARFSAGWALLFIAILYTTAPALSMFARYNLIDNLHNQTTTQVQQLDWANKWEKTGLLAFEDKNKDGRFQLTPNKDTNEIKIDRDIIVLSTPEVANLPAWVIALVAAGGLAAALSTASGLLLVISSSVAHDVYYRIIDSNASEQKRVFVGRIMVGISLVLAGYFGVNPPGFVSEVVAFAFGLAAASFFPVIFLGIFDKRTNSQGAIAGMLIGLIFTIVYIISVKFGGGQPWFFGVSPEGIGTLGMLINFIVTLVVSRLTPPPPEEIQLLVEDLRTPTIEQ
- a CDS encoding SSS family solute/sodium (Na+) symporter, with the protein product MIVNSLWYIPQLAVADVTSLGHFNPLAIAFFFLFVASSLGITYWAAKLTKSTSHFYTAGGNISGFQNGLALAGDFMSAASFLGIAGLVALNGFDGLIYSIGFLVGWPIVMFLIAEPLRNLGKYTFADVVAYRLQQKPVRIAAAIGTLAVISFYLIAQMVGAGELIKLLFGFDYELAVVIVGGVMMAYVIFGGMIATTWVQIIKAVLLLGGTILLSILVLAKFGFNPLNLFAAAADKYSGVLAPGKQVSDPWDAISLGMSLMFGTAGLPHILMRFYTVPDAKAARISVTYATALIGFFYLLTFILGFGAMVLVGQDAIKQIGTGGNMAAPMLAEFLGGDAFLGFIAAVSFATILAVVAGLTLSGAAALSHDLWVNVVRGGHANESEQLKVARGATMLLGALAIILGILFKGQNVAYMVGLAFAIAASANFPALLLSMLWRRFTTYGAVASMLVGTFSALILIYFSPTIQVAILNHPNALFPLKNPGLVTIPLAFIVGIVVSLLSSETQAEEKFAEVENRIHIGSEN
- a CDS encoding cupin 2 domain-containing protein yields the protein MTVNLQGVVQQPGQGSSYWVLGDLYTFKVVGEDTSKAYALVEITVQPQSGTPPHIHSQEDESFYIQEGELEFQLDEQIVVATPGTFLHSPKGQLHRFTNVGTQPAKLLCWVTPAGLEKFFIEVAIPVGEITQPPTVSPADIEKVIAAAPRYGLEIIPPPDTK
- a CDS encoding NADPH-dependent FMN reductase — encoded protein: MLDSSLFIPVILGTPRKGRQSEYVAKFIVEQVAARDRLHTELIDIRNIAIATDDAGESIKEPQFAATMERADGLIIVAPEYNHGYPGLLKHVLDTCLKEYIHKAVGLCGVSAGPFGGTRVIQNLLPVMRELGLVTIFYDLNFGNVGELFDESGNLIDKPTYIRRMQRFMDELIWMSTVLKYGREVVSLEKQDNTQVNLHANKPCPEMATRMGTDAMETVLQVGLCSQTGKVEATAIT
- a CDS encoding short-chain dehydrogenase/reductase SDR, which codes for MKLEGKVALVTGSSQGIGQGIVLRLAQEGANVVINYRSHPEGAEETLAKVQALGGKCHMAQCPQANGYTVKADLGSVDEVRQLIAESIQHFGKLDILVNNAGIEKHAPFWEVTEADYDAVMNVNLKGVFFATQAFVQHLIATQRSGKIINISSVHEELPFPNFTAYCASKGGMKMLTRNLAVELGALGITINNVAPGAIETPINTKLLNDPEKLGALLKNIPLGRLGQPQDVASLVAFLASADANYITGSTFFVDGGLLWNYQEQ